ATACATTACCCACagaatattattttttaaaattatagtaTTATTTTCTCCTGATTCTAAAACCTTACAGATAGCCACAAGTATTGTTCTCACGATTCACGCCTTAATCCGGAATGAAGAAAAAGAAATGGTGCGTCCCATCACGTTAGTTGTTGACATTCCCTTGTACGCACCTCTTGTATCTATATAAAGAAGCCAAAGGCAGCAAAATATAACACAACTTGTCCCTCAAAAAATACTAGAAATTCCTCATAACATCCATAACAATGACCAATATTCATTTGATTTTCCCACTTTTATTTgcttcctctttcttttttccATCCACCAATGGCTACTCTGAGGCAGCCATAAAATCTTGGTGCATCCAAACACCTCATCCACAACCTTGCGAGTACTTCTTGTCACAAAATCCCAAATATTCAACTCCTATCAACAAAAAATCCGATTTTCTAAAAGTGTCACTAGAATTGGCCCTAGACCGTGCGTTACGTGCCCAAACGAACTCATATTCACTAGGTTCAAAATGCCGTAACGAGCGCGAAAAAGCTGCATGGGCCGATTGTATTGAACTCTATGAACACACAATCCAAAAAATCAAAACAACAGTTGATCCAAAAGCTAAATGCACAGCTGCTGATGCTCAAACATGGCTAAGTACAGCCTTGACAAATCTCGACACATGTAGAGCCGGTTTCGAAGAACTCGGGGTCACGGATTATGTGATGCCTTTGATGTCAAATAATGTTACATCTTTAATTAGTAACACTTTGTCTTTGAACCATGGTTACTATACCGAGCCTACTGCGACTCAAGTAGATGGATTTCCAACATGGGTTGCGCCTGGTGATAGGAAACTTTTGCAATCGCCATCGCCAGCTTCTCAGGCGAATATAGTGGTGGCTAAAGATGGTTCGGGGAATTTCAAGACTCTGAATGAAGCTGTTGCTTCTGCTGGGAACAGGAAAGGAAGTGGGAGATTTGTGATATATGTGAAGGCAGGGATTTATAGTGAAAATGTGGAGATAGGATCAAAGGTGAAGAATGTAATGTTGATTGGAGATGGCATGGGAAAGACAATTATCACAGGAAGCAAAAGTGTTGGAGGAGGATCCACCACCTTTAAATCAGCCACAGTTGGTAAGTATAAACCAAAAACTATTCCAGTATAATTAAATTCTTTCTTTTATCGACTCAATGGAATTGGTGGCCTAAAGTTAAATCTTAATAAGAGGTCTCAagtatataaaataaaattagcTTCTCCGTGCGTCACAAGTGCATCTCGTGCGCCGCGTGTGCAACTCTAGTCAATtagtaataaaaaaaatttaaatcacATATATATTGTTGTTAAATATGTGTCAGAGGGTGATCAAGACAAgagttttttttacttttttttttctcccaaCACATGAGTTGTACTATTTGACAAGTGCAAACTAAAATGCTACTTAAAATCTTAGACGCTA
The sequence above is a segment of the Lycium barbarum isolate Lr01 chromosome 6, ASM1917538v2, whole genome shotgun sequence genome. Coding sequences within it:
- the LOC132645727 gene encoding pectinesterase 2, producing the protein MTNIHLIFPLLFASSFFFPSTNGYSEAAIKSWCIQTPHPQPCEYFLSQNPKYSTPINKKSDFLKVSLELALDRALRAQTNSYSLGSKCRNEREKAAWADCIELYEHTIQKIKTTVDPKAKCTAADAQTWLSTALTNLDTCRAGFEELGVTDYVMPLMSNNVTSLISNTLSLNHGYYTEPTATQVDGFPTWVAPGDRKLLQSPSPASQANIVVAKDGSGNFKTLNEAVASAGNRKGSGRFVIYVKAGIYSENVEIGSKVKNVMLIGDGMGKTIITGSKSVGGGSTTFKSATVAVVGDGFIARGITFRNTAGPQNHQAVALRSGSDLSVFYQCSFEGYQDTLYVHSDRQFYRECDIYGTVDFIFGNAAVVLQNCNIFARDPPNKTNTVTAQGRTDPNQNTGISIHNCRITAASDLKASKNSVKTYLGRPWKQYSRTVVMKTFLDGLINPEGWMPWSGNFALSTLYYGEYLNTGPGSSTANRVKWGGYRVITSAAEASKFTPANFIAGNSWLPATNVPFTSGL